The Ailuropoda melanoleuca isolate Jingjing unplaced genomic scaffold, ASM200744v2 unplaced-scaffold73512, whole genome shotgun sequence DNA segment gctgcccctggccccaggcGAGCTGAGGCTGGAGTTGCCATTCCTTGCTGAGCATGACCTGGGAGAGATGGGAGTGTGGGGGAGGGCCGTGGAGCTCTGTGTCCCCTCAAGCCTGGGGTGTAGCTCTTGGGGAGGCACTCTTGCTCAGAGCCCCCCTCGGCCTGCCTAGCTTGGTCGCCCATCCTAGGCCCCCCAGGTTCTCAGCCTGCTAGGCTGAACAAATGCCCAGAAGCAAACACTGAGTTCCTGCTTCACCCAGTTTTCTGGCTAAGGGTTCCTAATTTTTTCCAGGATTCTTAGTTACCTCTATCAGGAGggaccacccacccacccctccttctTTATCACCTAGAAACCTTCCCAGTCTCTGGTCTTTGGTGGAGGGTAACAGGAGGGAACAAGGCATGAGGATAGGTACCATGGTCTGTCCCATTGTGCTGAGCCTCAACTCCCAGTGGCAGGAACCACAGGCACCACGGGCTGCATCTCAGGGGCCGTGGCCTGGAGAAGAGGTATAGTGTctgtccttgtgtgtgtgtgtttgtgtgtatgagagagggagagagagcgtagggtggggggaaggcaggtTGTGCATGTTGGGGGCTGTGTACATTCATGTGttgtgactgtgtgtatgtgggatcgtgtgtatgtgtgtatctactTGCACCTGTAAGACATCTCTGTCCCTGACCCAGAGCCTTGTGCCCCGCAGAATGTGGACAGTCAGGCACAGCCCTCGTTGGCAGTACAAGGGAGTGACGTGGGGCAGCCGAGAAGGCTGTGATGTCTAGGTCCCGGTTTCCGGTGCCAGCCTGCCACTGGCTCACCCTGCAGCCTCCATGGGCATagtgcctgcttcttccccacaCCCAGTGGGACGGAGTGGGCCGGAGGCACAGTGCCCCCTCTGTGTTCACGGAAGGGGGTTCCCAGGCGGGACTCCTGTCTGTGCTACATTTGGAGGCTGTGGTGGCTGTCCTTTCCTGTGGAAGGGCAGATGGCAAGCTTTGCTGAGTCCTCTCTTGAGGGGCGGCGTGGTTCCAGACTGCAGGCACCCTGGGTTGGGTCTGGTCTAGAGAGCCTGGACTGGAGACATCCACAGCCaggctttctcactctctcttcctggCAGGCACTTCTCTGGTCCAGCATGATGGCCGTCCTGATCCGCAAACACAGCCAGCTCTTCACTCCGAGGGCTGAGGAAGTGCCGAGCTCCCCATGTGGGGGCCCACTGTGCACAGTGGGGTGGGGCTCCGAGGAGATCCCGAGGGACGGCCAGCCGGaacccagcagccccagcagccctggTCTGCCATCACACAGGACCTCGTCTCTGGATGGGGCCACTGTGGCAGCACTGTCTAGAACCTCCCCCACGGGCCTGGGCAGCCAAGGCAGCCCTGCCGCCACCAGCCCTGGGAAGAAAGTGCAGATGCTGCCCAACTGGAAGTCTTCCTTCTGGCAGTCAGGGTCTCGTTCTTGGAGCCCGAAGGTGGGCAGCCTCTCCCTGGAAGTGCCCATCATCTCCTCCGGAGGGAACTGGCTCATGAACGGGCTGTCCTCCCTGCGCGGCCACCGCCGGCCCTCCTCGGGAGAACGGCTCAAGGACTCAGGCTCTTCGCAGAGACTCTCCACTTACGACAATGTGCCCCCGCCCAGCGGCCTCTTTCCCAGCACCCCCAGTGTGGCTAGCACAGCGTGGTCCGGGGCCTCCTCTTACGAGGCATCGGCCAGAGGCTCAGTCAGCAGCTGCACGGCCTGCCGGGCCAGTGActcgtctgcctgcagctccctgcaCACTGAGGGGGCCCTCGagccttcccctttccccagtaGCAGCGAGGACTGCAGATCCCCGGACCTGGGCCGTGGCCTGGACGAGGTGGGCACTTGCATCAGCAGCAGCGAGCCCAGCGATCCAGGCAGCCCCACCCAGGACTATGCCCGCTGCTCCGAGGCTCTCCAGGACCTGGTCACGGAGCTCAGGGCGGAGCTGTGCCGGCAGAGGACTGAGTACGAGACCAGTATAAAAAGGTAAAGGACTGCAGCCATGGGGTGAGTGCGAGGCTGGCACCCCTGGGGCTGGGCAGAGCCCTTGCGGCCAGCAGCTCACAGGACACCACTGGCCCTGGGTAGTCGGCCTCTGGTCATGGCCTCTGGCTCTGAAAGAAAGCCTCTCTGAGGCCGCGGCTCAGAGCAGCCAGCTCCCGGAAGCCACTTTTCTGAGAGCGTGCCCCAGGACAGGGCTGGGAATGGAGGGATGGGGTCCTGTCTGGAAAGGCTCAGGAGCTGCAGAGCCTGAGGTGTGGTCAGAGCTCCATAAAGGCCTGCTGAATGAGGGAGTGCATCCGAACCGCAGCTGGAGCTGCTCAGAGCACCTTTAATGGAGGGGCTCAGCATGGGGGTCCCTGTGTATGCATAGACCCAAGGAAGTGCCCACATGCCATGCAGGCCCTAGGCCAACCCGGCTGGCTGACCATGGTTGGGCCTGCTACGGAATGAGGACTCCTTCCAGGATTGTAATCCAGTTTCCTATGGGGAGGGAGCTGGCTGTGCTGAGCCTAGCCTCCTACCTTCCCTGGTCACAGAAGGAGGCCTTGAGCCATATTCTGAGCCTTCCAAGTTTGCTCACAGATGGTCCCAGTTGGatccctccagcctccctgggaAGAGGGTGTTTTCCAGCTCTGAGGCACCAGGTTCTCCATCCAAGGTCACCAGCAGAGCCTGCACTGGCCCATGTGCGGTGCTTCTACCAGCGTCTCAGGCTTCTTAGCCCTTGGCCCCAGTTTTCTGACCTATAAATCCGGTCCCGCCCTGGTCTATAGGGTCCGAGCACAAGAAAGAATGGAGCCCCATACAGCAG contains these protein-coding regions:
- the LOC117800648 gene encoding LOW QUALITY PROTEIN: rho GTPase-activating protein 22-like (The sequence of the model RefSeq protein was modified relative to this genomic sequence to represent the inferred CDS: inserted 2 bases in 1 codon), giving the protein MAGTFDVAPPLLLRLPLGEWPKVLATSGVPWCPRPHACPPAHSTTDVHTVASLLKLYLRELPEPVVPFARYEDFLSCAQLLTKDEGEGTLELAKQVSSLPLANYNLLRYICKFLDEVQSHSNVNKMSVQNLATVFGPNILRPQIEDPVTIMEGTSLVQHXMAVLIRKHSQLFTPRAEEVPSSPCGGPLCTVGWGSEEIPRDGQPEPSSPSSPGLPSHRTSSLDGATVAALSRTSPTGLGSQGSPAATSPGKKVQMLPNWKSSFWQSGSRSWSPKVGSLSLEVPIISSGGNWLMNGLSSLRGHRRPSSGERLKDSGSSQRLSTYDNVPPPSGLFPSTPSVASTAWSGASSYEASARGSVSSCTACRASDSSACSSLHTEGALEPSPFPSSSEDCRSPDLGRGLDEVGTCISSSEPSDPGSPTQDYARCSEALQDLVTELRAELCRQRTEYETSIKRLEESSANLRKQMSWLEEELDQEKKKYTMLEIKLRNSERAREDAEKRNQLLQKEMEEFFSTLGSLTVGT